The genomic interval GCCAGACGTGTGGAGCATCACCAATCCCTCCTCTTCGTGCTCCGTGACTGCTCGATCAATTTTTGAATAGGGCAATTCAATGGTATCAAATTTAACATTTTCTGATTCAAGCTCGCTCGCTGTTTTGCCAACATGAGCGCATTCCGGATCTGTATATGTGACCCAGGGAACAACATCTTGTTCATATTTTATCATCGGAATTTTGAAGGTGGCGTTTATGGCTGCAGCTTTGGCCATATTTTCTGCGACATGAGTGAACTTCATCCATGTTGTGATGTCGCCACAAGCGAAAATGTGTTTGACATTTGTTCGACAATAGCGGTCTACAGGAATGCCGTGTTTATCATAAGTCACTCCCGCTTTTTGTAAGTTGAGATTTTCCAGATTGGGTTTCCTGCCAACTGCAATCAAAAGGGCATCGGTGATTATTTTAGTTGTCTTCCCTGGGAGCGGCCCAACGTCCAGTTGGTAGGTGCTATTTTTTTTATAAATGTTATGAATGGTTTGTTCAAGGTGGAACGTCACCCCCAATCCTTCTAATTTATCCTTTGCAAATTGGGTGCATTTCGGCTCGTCGCGAATCAGAATCTGCGGGTCGAGGGCTATCACGGTCACTTTACTTCCCAGTAGAGTGAAGGCTTGTGCCATCTCCACACCAATGGGGCCGCTTCCTAATATCGTCAAATG from candidate division KSB1 bacterium carries:
- a CDS encoding NAD(P)/FAD-dependent oxidoreductase, with product VRQKIYEDADSPDIMQERGVELIEGKVTFKDDHSIEVWGKNGTDTISFRSAIMTAGGAPWVIPIKGLDKIPYLTNETIFELTKQPKHLTILGSGPIGVEMAQAFTLLGSKVTVIALDPQILIRDEPKCTQFAKDKLEGLGVTFHLEQTIHNIYKKNSTYQLDVGPLPGKTTKIITDALLIAVGRKPNLENLNLQKAGVTYDKHGIPVDRYCRTNVKHIFACGDITTWMKFTHVAENMAKAAAINATFKIPMIKYEQDVVPWVTYTDPECAHVGKTASELESENVKFDTIELPYSKIDRAVTEHEEEGLVMLHTSGGKILGAHVVGYQAGELINEYTLAMKNRLKLSKIADTIHAYPSMLLGARRAADQYYVRLQKKWMSRLVKFLFRYKGEIPDYIGSKTVL